In the genome of Kitasatospora cathayae, one region contains:
- a CDS encoding GNAT family N-acetyltransferase, which yields MAASFPETAISTERLLLRPLAEDDAPGLAAMMADDLVLAWTDLPHPFTEGYAAELARTLAPAHRNDGRGIVFAVTEHLTQRLVGLVELRNTDWRLRSTEISYVTATWARGEGYAPEAVLGVAQWLFEDRGFLRLEMRTAAGNTAAQQVAQKIGGISEGVLRSAWIVRGESGEVVEESRSDLILWSLLPEDLESPELHRDGWHGDHRYVLRD from the coding sequence ATGGCAGCGAGCTTCCCCGAGACCGCCATCAGCACCGAACGGCTGCTGCTGCGTCCCCTTGCGGAGGACGACGCCCCCGGTCTCGCCGCCATGATGGCCGACGACCTCGTGCTGGCCTGGACGGACCTCCCGCACCCCTTCACCGAGGGGTACGCGGCCGAGCTCGCCCGCACCCTCGCCCCCGCCCACCGCAACGACGGGCGCGGCATCGTCTTCGCCGTCACCGAGCACCTCACCCAGCGGCTGGTCGGCCTGGTCGAACTGCGCAACACCGACTGGCGGCTGCGCAGCACCGAGATCTCCTACGTCACCGCCACCTGGGCGCGCGGCGAGGGCTACGCCCCGGAGGCCGTCCTCGGCGTCGCCCAGTGGCTCTTCGAGGACCGCGGCTTCCTGCGCCTGGAGATGCGCACCGCCGCCGGGAACACCGCCGCCCAGCAGGTCGCCCAGAAGATCGGCGGCATCAGCGAGGGCGTGCTGCGCAGCGCCTGGATAGTGCGCGGCGAGTCCGGGGAGGTCGTGGAGGAGAGCCGCAGTGACCTGATCCTGTGGAGCCTGCTCCCGGAGGACCTGGAGTCGCCCGAACTGCACCGCGACGGCTGGCACGGCGACCACCGCTACGTGCTGCGCGACTGA
- the cbiE gene encoding precorrin-6y C5,15-methyltransferase (decarboxylating) subunit CbiE, giving the protein MADRITVIGWDGTPLTEAAGAALAAATLVAGAPYQLDALPVPEDAERITLGNIRQAARTIAEHRGAAVVVAEGDPGFFGVVRTLRRPEYGLELEVLPAVSSVANAFARAGMPWEDAQVVSAHGGRLRRAANICRAHPKVAVLTAPGAGPSELALMLRGVHRTFVVCEALGTPEEDVTVLTSDRIADHVWRDPNVVLVIGGGAQVGAVGEAAGWLAGRPVGYPGAERGWALPGDAYAGAGRTEDEPGASEALPAHVRALVLARLGARPGDLVWSVGAGSGALAVEAARFGAAVVAVEASRSACARLTVNARRYGVEVETVHGQGPEVLGGLPEPDAAVVESGGPDVVRAVLARKPERFVALARNFAEAEEVHRSIVAAGYRADGALLQSTPLRADEEGGALALGAGASGALLLWGEQIV; this is encoded by the coding sequence ATGGCTGACCGGATCACGGTCATCGGGTGGGACGGTACGCCGCTGACCGAGGCCGCCGGTGCGGCCCTCGCCGCGGCGACCCTGGTGGCCGGCGCGCCCTACCAACTGGACGCCCTTCCGGTGCCGGAGGACGCCGAGCGGATCACCCTCGGCAACATCCGGCAGGCCGCCCGCACGATCGCCGAGCACCGCGGCGCCGCCGTCGTCGTCGCCGAGGGCGACCCGGGCTTCTTCGGCGTGGTGCGCACCCTGCGCCGCCCCGAGTACGGCCTCGAACTCGAAGTCCTGCCCGCCGTCTCCTCCGTCGCCAACGCCTTCGCCCGGGCCGGCATGCCCTGGGAGGACGCCCAGGTGGTCAGCGCCCACGGCGGACGGCTGCGCCGCGCGGCCAACATCTGCCGGGCCCACCCCAAGGTCGCGGTGCTCACCGCCCCGGGCGCCGGCCCGAGCGAACTCGCCCTGATGCTGCGCGGGGTGCACCGGACCTTCGTGGTCTGCGAGGCCCTCGGCACTCCGGAGGAGGACGTCACCGTGCTGACCTCCGACCGGATCGCCGACCACGTCTGGCGCGACCCCAACGTGGTGCTGGTGATCGGCGGCGGCGCCCAGGTCGGCGCGGTCGGCGAGGCGGCTGGCTGGCTGGCCGGGCGTCCGGTCGGCTACCCCGGCGCGGAACGCGGCTGGGCGCTCCCCGGTGACGCCTACGCGGGCGCCGGGCGCACGGAGGACGAGCCGGGCGCGTCGGAGGCACTCCCGGCGCACGTGCGCGCCCTGGTGCTGGCCCGTCTGGGTGCACGTCCGGGGGACCTCGTCTGGTCGGTCGGCGCGGGCAGCGGCGCCCTCGCGGTGGAGGCGGCCCGGTTCGGCGCCGCGGTGGTCGCCGTCGAGGCCTCCCGCTCGGCCTGCGCCCGGCTCACCGTCAACGCCCGTCGGTACGGGGTCGAGGTGGAGACCGTGCACGGGCAGGGCCCCGAGGTGCTGGGCGGGCTGCCCGAGCCGGACGCCGCCGTGGTGGAGTCCGGCGGGCCCGACGTGGTGCGGGCGGTGCTGGCCCGCAAGCCGGAGCGGTTCGTCGCGCTGGCCCGGAACTTCGCCGAGGCGGAGGAGGTCCACCGGTCCATCGTCGCCGCCGGCTACCGGGCGGACGGCGCACTGCTGCAGTCCACCCCGCTGCGGGCCGACGAGGAGGGCGGCGCACTGGCGCTCGGGGCGGGCGCGAGCGGCGCGCTGCTGCTCTGGGGTGAGCAGATCGTGTGA
- a CDS encoding acetylornithine transaminase, which translates to MTHNEQLTDRWQHAFTDNYGTPRVPLVRGEGVKLWDADGKEYTDLLGGIAVNALGTAHPAVVAAVTRQIATLGHVSNLFMAEPTIALAERLLRLDGREGGRVFFCNSGAEANEAAFKISRRTGRTHLVALQGGFHGRTMGALALTGQPAKQDPFRPLPGDVTHVPFGDVEALRAAVTTETAAVFLEPVQGENGAIPLPDGYLKAAREITRATGTLLVLDEIQTGIGRTGYWFAHQAFEGIEPDVVTLAKALGGGLPMGAVLAFGEAAELLTPGQHGTTFGGNPVAAAAGLAVLDTIESEGLLEHTRKIGERLRHGIEAIGDPLVSHVRGAGLLLGIVLTRPVSARIQAAAQRAGFLVNAAVPEAVRLAPPLVLTEQDADAFLAALPGILRTVRESAPADAS; encoded by the coding sequence ATGACGCACAACGAGCAGCTCACCGACCGGTGGCAGCACGCCTTCACTGACAACTACGGCACCCCCCGCGTCCCGCTGGTGCGCGGCGAGGGCGTCAAGCTCTGGGACGCCGACGGCAAGGAGTACACCGACCTGCTCGGCGGCATCGCCGTCAACGCCCTCGGCACCGCCCACCCGGCGGTCGTCGCGGCCGTCACCCGGCAGATCGCCACCCTCGGCCACGTCTCCAACCTCTTCATGGCCGAGCCGACCATCGCCCTCGCCGAGCGGCTGCTGCGGCTGGACGGCCGCGAGGGCGGCCGGGTGTTCTTCTGCAACTCCGGCGCCGAGGCCAACGAGGCCGCCTTCAAGATCAGCCGGCGCACCGGCCGCACCCACCTGGTCGCCCTCCAGGGCGGCTTCCACGGCCGGACCATGGGCGCCCTCGCGCTCACCGGCCAGCCCGCCAAGCAGGACCCGTTCCGCCCGCTGCCCGGCGACGTCACCCACGTGCCCTTCGGCGACGTCGAGGCGCTGCGGGCGGCCGTCACCACCGAGACCGCCGCCGTCTTCCTCGAGCCGGTCCAGGGCGAGAACGGCGCGATCCCGCTGCCCGACGGCTACCTGAAGGCCGCCCGCGAGATCACCCGGGCGACCGGCACCCTGCTGGTCCTGGACGAGATCCAGACCGGCATCGGCCGCACCGGGTACTGGTTCGCCCACCAGGCCTTCGAGGGCATCGAGCCGGACGTCGTCACCCTGGCCAAGGCGCTCGGCGGCGGCCTGCCGATGGGCGCGGTGCTGGCCTTCGGCGAGGCCGCCGAACTGCTCACCCCGGGCCAGCACGGCACCACCTTCGGCGGCAACCCGGTGGCCGCCGCGGCCGGACTCGCGGTGCTGGACACCATCGAGTCCGAGGGGCTGCTGGAGCACACCCGCAAGATCGGCGAGCGGCTGCGGCACGGCATCGAGGCGATCGGCGACCCACTGGTCTCGCACGTGCGCGGGGCCGGCCTGCTGCTCGGGATCGTGCTCACCCGGCCGGTCTCCGCCCGGATCCAGGCCGCCGCACAGCGGGCGGGCTTCCTGGTCAACGCCGCCGTCCCGGAGGCCGTCCGGCTGGCGCCGCCGCTGGTGCTCACCGAGCAGGACGCGGACGCCTTCCTCGCCGCGCTGCCGGGCATCCTCCGGACGGTCCGGGAGAGTGCCCCGGCCGATGCGAGTTGA
- a CDS encoding GNAT family N-acetyltransferase yields the protein MGMSVIISAAAAEDAEQILKLQYLGYQPEAELYGDWAIEPLTQSLESLRTELTEQHALVARLGDEVVGTVRGHVDAEGIGRIGRLVVHPRMQRHGLGGRLLEALERRMAEDDRPVKAYRLFTGHRSLGNLRLYARQGYRQTAVEQVSSRLSFVHLEKPAATPLAATA from the coding sequence ATGGGCATGAGCGTGATCATCTCGGCCGCTGCGGCCGAAGATGCGGAGCAGATCCTCAAGCTCCAGTACCTGGGCTACCAGCCCGAGGCGGAGCTGTACGGCGACTGGGCGATCGAGCCCCTGACCCAGAGCCTGGAGAGCCTCCGCACCGAACTGACCGAGCAGCACGCCCTGGTCGCCCGCCTGGGCGACGAGGTGGTGGGCACCGTCCGTGGCCACGTCGACGCCGAGGGCATCGGCCGGATAGGGCGCCTGGTGGTCCACCCCCGGATGCAGCGGCACGGCCTGGGCGGTCGGCTCCTGGAGGCCCTGGAGCGCCGGATGGCCGAGGACGACCGTCCGGTGAAGGCCTACCGGCTGTTCACCGGCCACCGCAGCCTCGGCAACCTGCGGCTGTACGCTCGCCAGGGCTACCGGCAGACCGCCGTCGAGCAGGTCAGCAGCCGGCTGAGCTTCGTGCACCTGGAGAAGCCGGCCGCGACCCCGCTCGCCGCGACCGCCTGA
- the argH gene encoding argininosuccinate lyase yields MTAQQSPPGAPFGDRGATDVRLWGARFADGPSEALARLSASVHFDWRLAPYDIAGSKAHARVLHKAGLLSDEELAGMLAGLDQLLADVQAGAFVGTVADEDVHTALERGLLERLGADLGGKLRAGRSRNDQIATLFRMYLRDHAKTIGGLLLDLQHALVGLAEAHPDTAMPGRTHLQHAQPVLFAHHVLAHVQALGRDAERLRQWDARTAVSPYGSGALAGSSLGLDPQAVAVDLGFEGGSVGNSIDGTASRDFVAEFAFVTAMIGVNLSRIAEEVIIWNTKEFGFVTLHDAFSTGSSIMPQKKNPDIAELARGKSGRLIGNLTGLLATLKALPLAYNRDLQEDKEPVFDSCDTLEVLLPAFTGMMATLTVHRERLEELAPAGFSLATDIAEWLVKQGVPFRVAHEVAGACVKVCEAQGIELSDLTDEQFASISEHLTPEVRSVLSVHGAIAARNGRGGTAPSAVAVQLAEVKADLARQQEWVQG; encoded by the coding sequence ATGACCGCCCAGCAGTCCCCCCCGGGCGCGCCCTTTGGCGACCGAGGAGCAACTGACGTCCGCCTCTGGGGCGCGCGCTTCGCCGACGGCCCATCCGAGGCGCTGGCCAGGCTCTCCGCCTCGGTCCACTTCGACTGGCGCCTCGCGCCGTACGACATCGCCGGCTCCAAGGCCCACGCCCGGGTGCTGCACAAGGCCGGCCTGCTCTCCGACGAGGAGCTGGCCGGCATGCTGGCCGGCCTCGACCAGCTGCTCGCCGACGTCCAGGCCGGTGCGTTCGTCGGCACGGTCGCCGACGAGGACGTCCACACCGCCCTGGAGCGCGGCCTGCTGGAGCGCCTCGGCGCGGACCTCGGCGGCAAGCTGCGGGCCGGGCGCTCGCGCAACGACCAGATCGCCACCCTGTTCCGGATGTACCTGCGGGACCACGCCAAGACCATCGGCGGCCTGCTGCTCGACCTCCAGCACGCCCTGGTCGGCCTCGCCGAGGCGCACCCGGACACCGCGATGCCGGGCCGCACCCACCTCCAGCACGCCCAGCCGGTGCTCTTCGCCCACCACGTCCTCGCGCACGTGCAGGCCCTCGGCCGGGACGCCGAGCGGCTGCGCCAGTGGGACGCCCGCACCGCCGTCTCCCCGTACGGCTCCGGCGCGCTGGCCGGCTCCTCGCTCGGCCTCGACCCGCAGGCCGTCGCCGTCGACCTCGGCTTCGAGGGCGGCTCGGTCGGCAACTCCATCGACGGCACCGCCTCCCGCGACTTCGTCGCCGAGTTCGCCTTCGTCACCGCGATGATCGGCGTCAACCTCTCCCGGATCGCGGAGGAGGTGATCATCTGGAACACCAAGGAGTTCGGCTTCGTCACCCTGCACGACGCCTTCTCCACCGGCTCCTCGATCATGCCGCAGAAGAAGAACCCGGACATCGCCGAGCTCGCCCGCGGCAAGTCCGGCCGGCTGATCGGCAACCTGACCGGCCTGCTGGCCACCCTCAAGGCGCTGCCGCTCGCCTACAACCGGGACCTCCAGGAGGACAAGGAGCCGGTCTTCGACTCCTGCGACACGCTGGAGGTGCTGCTGCCCGCGTTCACCGGGATGATGGCCACCCTCACCGTGCACCGGGAGCGGCTGGAGGAGCTGGCCCCGGCCGGCTTCTCGCTCGCCACCGACATCGCCGAGTGGCTGGTCAAGCAGGGCGTGCCGTTCCGGGTCGCGCACGAGGTCGCCGGGGCCTGCGTCAAGGTCTGCGAGGCCCAGGGCATCGAGCTGTCGGACCTGACGGACGAGCAGTTCGCCTCGATCTCCGAGCACCTGACCCCCGAGGTCCGCTCGGTGCTGAGCGTGCACGGCGCCATCGCCGCCCGCAACGGGCGCGGCGGCACCGCCCCCTCGGCCGTCGCGGTCCAGCTCGCCGAGGTGAAGGCGGACCTGGCGCGGCAGCAGGAGTGGGTCCAGGGCTGA
- a CDS encoding MetQ/NlpA family ABC transporter substrate-binding protein, giving the protein MRNVVKFTSVLATAGLALSLAACSSSGSSSSDPNAPLKVVASPTPHAQILKFVNDNLAAKAGLKLDIKEVTDYVTPNTAVQDGSADANYFQHVPYLDDFNKKNGTDIVSVETVHLEPLGVYSKKVKSVDDLPNGATIGLPNDATNEGRALKLLADDKLITLKDGAGTAATPADVTGNPKNFKWKELEAAQLPRSIADLDAAVINGNYALDSGLKPATDALVLEKAEGNPYANILAVKKGKESDPRVKKLAELLHSDEVKKYINDTFQGSVIPAF; this is encoded by the coding sequence GTGCGCAACGTTGTGAAGTTCACCAGTGTCCTCGCCACCGCCGGCCTCGCCCTGTCGCTGGCCGCCTGCAGCAGCTCGGGCTCGTCCTCCTCGGACCCGAACGCGCCGCTGAAGGTCGTGGCCAGCCCGACCCCGCACGCGCAGATCCTCAAGTTCGTCAACGACAACCTCGCGGCCAAGGCGGGCCTCAAGCTCGACATCAAGGAGGTCACCGACTACGTGACCCCCAACACGGCGGTGCAGGACGGTTCGGCCGACGCCAACTACTTCCAGCACGTCCCGTACCTGGATGACTTCAACAAGAAGAACGGCACGGACATCGTCTCGGTCGAGACCGTCCACCTGGAGCCGCTGGGCGTCTACTCCAAGAAGGTCAAGTCGGTCGACGACCTGCCGAACGGCGCCACCATCGGCCTGCCGAACGACGCCACCAACGAGGGCCGCGCGCTCAAGCTGCTCGCCGACGACAAGCTCATCACCCTCAAGGACGGCGCCGGCACCGCCGCCACCCCGGCGGACGTGACGGGCAACCCGAAGAACTTCAAGTGGAAGGAGCTGGAGGCCGCCCAGCTGCCCCGCTCGATCGCCGACCTCGACGCCGCGGTGATCAACGGCAACTACGCGCTCGATTCCGGCCTGAAGCCCGCCACCGACGCCCTGGTGCTGGAGAAGGCCGAGGGCAACCCGTACGCCAACATCCTCGCCGTCAAGAAGGGCAAGGAGAGCGACCCGCGGGTGAAGAAGCTGGCCGAGCTGCTGCACTCCGACGAGGTCAAGAAGTACATCAACGACACGTTCCAGGGTTCGGTCATCCCGGCCTTCTGA
- a CDS encoding arginine repressor → MTDSRSGPSAAGPTPQVPQTRTARHRRIVDLLTRQPVRSQSQLAKLLADDGLVVTQATLSRDLDELGAVKIRNRDGALIYAVPAEGGDRTPRAPMGESASEGRMARLAGELMVSATASGNLVVLRTPPGAAQFLASAIDQAEVFEIIGTIAGDDTVLLISRDPAGGQALADHLMQLAQAKAQ, encoded by the coding sequence ATGACCGATTCCCGCTCCGGCCCCTCCGCCGCCGGCCCGACGCCGCAGGTCCCGCAGACCCGCACCGCGCGCCACCGGCGGATCGTGGACCTGCTCACCCGCCAGCCCGTGCGTTCGCAGAGCCAGCTCGCCAAGCTGCTCGCCGACGACGGACTCGTGGTCACCCAGGCCACCCTGTCCCGGGACCTGGACGAGCTGGGAGCGGTCAAGATCCGCAACCGGGACGGCGCGCTGATCTACGCCGTCCCGGCCGAGGGCGGCGACCGCACGCCGCGCGCACCGATGGGGGAGTCGGCCAGCGAGGGCCGGATGGCCCGGCTGGCCGGCGAGCTGATGGTCTCCGCCACGGCCTCCGGCAACCTGGTCGTGCTCCGCACCCCGCCCGGGGCCGCCCAGTTCCTCGCCTCGGCGATCGACCAGGCCGAGGTGTTCGAGATCATCGGCACCATCGCCGGTGACGACACCGTGCTGCTGATCAGCCGCGACCCCGCCGGCGGCCAGGCGCTGGCCGACCACCTCATGCAACTCGCCCAGGCCAAGGCCCAGTAG
- a CDS encoding sigma-70 RNA polymerase sigma factor region 4 domain-containing protein has translation MRTPLPSVPSAEDVYLAEHRRRVVRETVAALPGRCPQLIAALAEDPPPTYRELSERLGVPRGSIGPTRSRCLACLRLLLHAERYP, from the coding sequence GTGCGCACCCCCCTTCCGTCCGTCCCCTCCGCCGAGGACGTCTACCTCGCCGAACACCGCCGCCGGGTGGTCCGCGAGACCGTCGCCGCCCTGCCCGGCCGCTGCCCGCAACTGATCGCCGCCCTCGCCGAGGACCCGCCACCCACCTATCGCGAGCTCTCCGAGCGCCTCGGCGTGCCGCGCGGCTCCATCGGCCCCACCCGCTCCCGCTGCCTGGCCTGCCTACGCCTGCTCCTCCACGCCGAGCGCTACCCCTGA
- a CDS encoding methionine ABC transporter ATP-binding protein — translation MITTTDLTKVYRSRGREVTALDGVDLHVRPGEVYGVVGTSGAGKSTLIRCVNMLERPTSGTVTVDGVELTALSGGENRAGKDLREARRRIGMVFQHFNLLSSRTVQQNVELPLEIIGLDRTQRRRKAAELLDLVGLAALARSYPNQLSGGQKQRVGIARALAGDPKVLLSDEATSALDPETTRSILKLLRDLNEQLGLTVLLITHEMDVIKSVCDSAALMRGGRVVESGELTDLLAEPGSELARELFPLSEFGTGRPGTTVLEITFQGDTPAQPFVSQLARTYQIDINILGAAVETIAGRMVGRMRVELPGGHQDNVVPIGYLREQGLQVDVLGTANGAVA, via the coding sequence GTGATCACCACCACGGACCTGACCAAGGTCTACCGTTCCCGAGGCCGCGAGGTGACCGCTCTCGACGGCGTCGACCTGCACGTCCGCCCGGGCGAGGTCTACGGCGTCGTCGGCACCAGCGGTGCCGGCAAGTCCACCCTCATCCGCTGCGTGAACATGCTGGAGCGCCCGACCTCCGGCACGGTCACCGTGGACGGGGTCGAGCTCACCGCACTGTCCGGCGGCGAGAACCGGGCCGGCAAGGACCTGCGCGAGGCGCGCCGCCGGATCGGCATGGTCTTCCAGCACTTCAACCTGCTCTCCTCCCGCACGGTGCAGCAGAACGTCGAACTCCCGCTGGAGATCATCGGCCTGGACCGCACCCAGCGCCGCCGCAAGGCCGCCGAACTGCTGGACCTGGTCGGCCTCGCCGCCTTGGCCCGCAGCTACCCCAACCAGCTCTCCGGCGGCCAGAAGCAGCGGGTGGGCATCGCCCGCGCCCTGGCCGGCGACCCCAAGGTGCTGCTCTCCGACGAGGCCACCTCGGCGCTCGACCCGGAGACCACCCGCTCGATCCTCAAGCTGCTGCGCGACCTCAACGAGCAGCTGGGCCTGACCGTCCTGCTGATCACCCACGAGATGGACGTCATCAAGTCCGTCTGCGACTCCGCCGCCCTGATGCGCGGCGGCCGGGTGGTGGAGTCCGGCGAGCTCACCGACCTGCTGGCCGAGCCCGGCTCGGAGCTGGCCCGCGAGCTGTTCCCGCTCAGCGAGTTCGGCACCGGCCGTCCTGGCACGACCGTCCTGGAGATCACCTTCCAGGGCGACACCCCGGCCCAGCCGTTCGTCTCCCAGCTGGCCCGCACCTACCAGATCGACATCAACATCCTGGGCGCCGCGGTGGAGACCATCGCCGGCCGGATGGTCGGCCGGATGCGGGTCGAGCTGCCCGGCGGCCACCAGGACAACGTGGTGCCGATCGGCTACCTGCGCGAGCAGGGCCTGCAGGTGGACGTGCTCGGTACGGCGAACGGAGCGGTGGCATGA
- a CDS encoding methionine ABC transporter permease — protein sequence MSWDQMQELMWPATQETFQMVGVATVCTVLLGLPIGVLLVLTSKGGALQNQPVNKVLGAIVNLARSLPFIILMIALISFTRWLTGNSLGWQAATVPLTVGAIPFFARLVETSVREVDRGLIEAVQAMGGSTWTLVRKALVPEALPGIVASVTTTVIALIGYSAMAGTVGGGGLGDLAYRYGYLRFETAFMWIIVAEIAIIVTVIQLAGDLAVRRLANRGRGGGRTRLLRPRAATPAPDEDLVAS from the coding sequence CTGAGCTGGGACCAGATGCAGGAGCTGATGTGGCCCGCCACCCAGGAGACCTTCCAGATGGTCGGGGTCGCGACGGTCTGCACCGTCCTGCTCGGACTGCCGATCGGCGTGCTGCTGGTGCTCACCTCCAAGGGCGGCGCGCTGCAGAACCAGCCGGTGAACAAGGTGCTGGGCGCGATCGTGAACCTCGCCCGCTCGCTGCCGTTCATCATCCTGATGATCGCGCTGATCTCCTTCACCCGGTGGCTGACCGGCAACTCCCTCGGCTGGCAGGCCGCGACCGTGCCGCTGACGGTCGGTGCGATCCCCTTCTTCGCCCGGCTGGTCGAGACCTCCGTCCGTGAGGTGGACCGCGGTCTGATCGAGGCCGTCCAGGCGATGGGCGGCAGCACCTGGACGCTGGTGCGCAAGGCGCTCGTCCCCGAGGCGCTGCCCGGCATCGTCGCCTCCGTCACCACCACGGTGATCGCGCTGATCGGCTACTCCGCGATGGCCGGCACGGTCGGCGGCGGCGGCCTCGGCGACCTCGCCTACCGGTACGGCTACCTGCGCTTCGAGACCGCCTTCATGTGGATCATCGTGGCCGAGATCGCGATCATCGTCACGGTCATCCAGCTGGCCGGCGACCTCGCCGTGCGCCGGCTGGCCAACCGGGGCCGCGGCGGCGGACGCACCCGCCTGCTCCGGCCCCGCGCCGCCACCCCGGCGCCCGACGAGGACCTCGTCGCCTCCTAG
- the argB gene encoding acetylglutamate kinase gives MTLIEALPWLERFHGKTIVIKFGGNAMVDEDLKAAFAQDVVFLRYAGLHPVVVHGGGPQISAQLDKLGLESNFTNGLRVTTPETMDVVRMVLAGQVQRELVGLLNEHGPFAVGMTGEDAHTMTAVKRYAVVDGEPVDIGLVGDIVNIEAGAVKALIADGRIPVISSIARGADGHVYNINADTAASALAVALGAEMLAVLTDVEGLYKDWPNSDDVISQLNAGELEALLPNLASGMLPKMEGCLRAVRSGVGTARVLDGRVQHSLLLEIFTDEGIGTMVVPDDEPTVTGGLA, from the coding sequence ATGACGCTGATCGAGGCGCTGCCCTGGCTGGAGCGCTTCCACGGCAAGACCATCGTGATCAAGTTCGGTGGCAACGCCATGGTCGACGAGGACCTCAAGGCGGCCTTCGCCCAGGACGTCGTCTTCCTGCGCTACGCCGGACTGCACCCCGTCGTGGTGCACGGCGGCGGCCCGCAGATCAGCGCCCAGCTGGACAAGCTCGGCCTGGAGTCCAACTTCACCAACGGCCTGCGCGTCACCACCCCCGAGACCATGGACGTGGTCCGGATGGTGCTGGCCGGCCAGGTCCAGCGCGAGCTGGTCGGCCTGCTCAACGAGCACGGCCCGTTCGCCGTCGGGATGACCGGCGAGGACGCCCACACCATGACGGCCGTCAAGCGCTACGCCGTGGTCGACGGCGAGCCGGTCGACATCGGCCTGGTCGGCGACATCGTCAACATCGAGGCCGGTGCGGTGAAGGCGCTGATCGCCGACGGCCGGATCCCGGTCATCTCCTCGATCGCCCGCGGCGCCGACGGCCACGTCTACAACATCAACGCCGACACCGCGGCCTCCGCCCTGGCGGTCGCGCTCGGCGCCGAGATGCTGGCGGTGCTGACCGACGTCGAGGGCCTGTACAAGGACTGGCCGAACTCCGACGACGTGATCAGCCAGCTCAACGCCGGCGAACTGGAAGCCCTGCTGCCCAATCTGGCCAGCGGCATGCTCCCCAAGATGGAGGGCTGCCTGCGCGCCGTCCGCTCCGGCGTGGGCACCGCCCGCGTGCTGGACGGCCGGGTGCAGCACAGCCTGCTGCTGGAGATCTTCACCGACGAGGGCATCGGCACGATGGTCGTGCCGGACGACGAACCGACCGTGACCGGGGGACTGGCATGA